A genomic stretch from Anaerohalosphaeraceae bacterium includes:
- a CDS encoding redox-sensing transcriptional repressor Rex — MVNRKCIIRLSRYKSALQRLKALGFVKVFSGNLADAAGVTSSQVRKDFSLFGITGNRRGGYSVDELISKILEILGKNELQRVVLVGAGNIGTALMRYKGFESGGIKITAAFDIDPEKIHRDSDPPILPLEEFADYVKKNSIRVAILAVPDVAAHHVSELMIRSGIMGILNFAPIQLRGAEKVIINNINLEVELENLIYFVNAMQKTGQIE, encoded by the coding sequence ATGGTGAACAGAAAATGTATAATTAGATTGTCGCGATACAAAAGCGCCCTCCAGCGGCTGAAGGCCTTAGGGTTTGTAAAAGTTTTTTCAGGCAACCTGGCGGATGCGGCAGGGGTGACTTCTTCCCAGGTTCGGAAGGACTTTTCACTTTTTGGAATTACGGGGAATCGTCGAGGCGGCTACAGTGTGGATGAGCTGATTTCCAAGATTCTTGAAATTCTCGGCAAAAATGAACTCCAGCGGGTGGTTTTGGTGGGGGCCGGCAATATCGGAACCGCCCTGATGCGATACAAGGGATTCGAGTCAGGGGGAATCAAAATAACTGCCGCATTTGATATCGACCCGGAGAAAATTCACCGGGATTCTGACCCGCCCATCCTGCCCTTGGAAGAGTTTGCGGACTACGTGAAAAAAAACTCGATTCGTGTGGCGATTCTTGCTGTGCCGGATGTGGCGGCTCATCACGTTTCTGAACTAATGATTCGTTCCGGAATTATGGGGATTCTGAATTTCGCGCCGATTCAGCTACGGGGAGCTGAGAAAGTCATTATTAACAATATTAATCTTGAAGTCGAGCTGGAAAACCTGATT
- the zwf gene encoding glucose-6-phosphate dehydrogenase, with product MEKIVPKLQESGPIFCVETAAGPSSVVVFGASGDLAHRKLYPSLYALFSSGLMSQSFYLLGCGRTPMTDESFRAGIEKNLPAETAGKVSSKAAFLERCFYAAGDYQSKDLYETIRRRMTDLDSRFSIEGVRLFYLAVPPTVVKPIVERLAETKLACPVSTGRFQQVRLVLEKPFGTDTASAADLERALHRCFHESQIYRLDHYLGKDTVQNILVFRFANSLFEPIWNRNYIDHVQITIAESIGVEHRGGYYDQTGALRDMFQNHMLQILSLVAMEPPSSLSAEAVRDEKAKVLRSIAPLSADPLNPSVVRAQYGPGEVDGKAVCGYRQEKGIRPDSITETFAAARILIENWRWNGVPFYLRTGKRLPRKLTEVVVCFKSVPHTLFPQFEREILPANSLRFQIQPEEGIFLQLQAKRPGAKLSLATLEMAVDYRQIFGFRMPEAYQQLLLDCLVGDQTLFTRHDSILLAWKLLEPVLDRWNNSKENNIFIYPSGTSSILPADELIQKTGHFWNPL from the coding sequence ATGGAAAAAATTGTTCCCAAACTTCAGGAAAGCGGCCCTATTTTCTGCGTGGAAACCGCCGCCGGTCCATCCTCCGTTGTCGTCTTTGGGGCCTCCGGAGACCTGGCCCATCGAAAGCTGTATCCGAGTCTGTATGCCCTTTTTTCCTCCGGCCTGATGAGTCAGTCCTTTTATCTGCTCGGCTGCGGACGGACGCCGATGACCGATGAGTCGTTTCGGGCGGGGATTGAGAAAAATCTCCCGGCGGAAACAGCCGGAAAGGTTTCTTCAAAAGCGGCTTTTCTGGAACGGTGTTTTTATGCAGCGGGGGATTATCAGTCCAAAGACCTTTATGAAACAATTCGGCGGCGTATGACAGATCTGGACAGCCGCTTCAGCATCGAGGGGGTTCGTTTGTTTTATCTGGCGGTGCCGCCGACGGTGGTTAAACCAATCGTTGAACGGCTGGCGGAAACCAAACTGGCTTGTCCGGTCTCTACAGGACGCTTTCAGCAGGTACGGCTGGTTTTGGAGAAGCCGTTTGGAACGGATACGGCCTCCGCAGCGGACCTGGAGCGGGCCCTGCATCGCTGTTTTCATGAATCCCAAATCTATCGTCTGGATCATTATCTCGGTAAAGATACGGTCCAGAATATACTGGTCTTTCGGTTTGCCAACAGTCTGTTTGAGCCCATTTGGAACCGAAATTATATCGACCATGTCCAGATTACAATCGCTGAATCGATCGGCGTAGAACATCGAGGGGGCTATTATGACCAGACGGGGGCCTTGCGGGATATGTTTCAAAACCACATGCTCCAGATTCTGTCTCTGGTTGCGATGGAACCCCCCAGTTCTCTGAGTGCGGAGGCCGTTCGGGATGAAAAGGCCAAGGTGTTGCGCTCGATTGCTCCTTTATCTGCGGACCCTTTGAATCCTTCTGTGGTCCGAGCTCAATACGGCCCTGGAGAAGTTGACGGCAAAGCTGTCTGTGGGTATCGGCAGGAGAAAGGCATCCGGCCGGACTCCATAACGGAGACGTTTGCGGCGGCTCGAATCCTGATTGAGAATTGGCGTTGGAACGGGGTTCCTTTTTATTTGCGCACGGGCAAGCGTCTTCCGCGAAAGCTGACGGAGGTTGTTGTCTGTTTCAAGTCTGTTCCCCATACTCTTTTTCCGCAGTTTGAGCGAGAGATACTGCCTGCCAATAGTCTCCGTTTTCAGATTCAGCCGGAAGAGGGGATTTTCCTGCAATTGCAGGCCAAAAGGCCCGGAGCGAAGTTGTCTCTTGCAACCCTCGAGATGGCCGTAGATTATCGGCAAATCTTCGGATTCCGGATGCCGGAGGCCTATCAGCAGCTTCTTTTAGATTGCCTTGTAGGTGACCAGACACTCTTTACGCGGCATGATTCTATTCTCCTTGCCTGGAAACTTCTCGAGCCGGTTTTAGATAGATGGAATAACTCAAAAGAAAATAATATATTCATTTATCCCTCCGGAACATCTTCAATCCTTCCTGCTGATGAGCTTATTCAAAAAACCGGTCATTTTTGGAATCCATTGTGA
- a CDS encoding rubredoxin, with protein MKKYRCLMCGYIYDPKKGDPENGVQPGTAFEDLPEDWVCPECGAGKEEFEEVR; from the coding sequence ATGAAAAAGTATCGCTGTCTGATGTGCGGGTATATTTATGACCCGAAAAAGGGAGATCCGGAAAACGGGGTCCAGCCCGGTACGGCTTTTGAAGACCTGCCGGAAGACTGGGTTTGCCCGGAATGCGGCGCCGGAAAAGAGGAATTTGAAGAAGTCCGCTGA
- a CDS encoding 2Fe-2S iron-sulfur cluster binding domain-containing protein, whose translation MVLEIIRDVLAVSSAAAFLTLILVLCEGLILNYGPCEVTLNGSRKETVQGGKSLLSSLQEKKIFIPSACGGRGTCGVCKVKVLEGGGPFLPTETPLLTQQEQQAGVRLSCQVKVRGPLAIEIPEELFRVRQYQARCSRIEDLTYDMKRFTFELTEPETISFTAGQYVQLRCPPYKGSREEVMRAYSIASDPLDSRRIDLIIRRVPKGICTTWCFDYLRQGDPVSFTGPFGDFYLRDTQTPKLFIAGGSGIAPFVSILWQMKHANDGRQTVFFFGGNRTEDLCLLDEMKAFEQTLPNFRFVPVVAKPAPESRWSGQTGLVTEAVQRSFERLDGWEGYLCGGPGMIEAAMRVLRQMGIPDEKIYYDKFA comes from the coding sequence ATGGTGCTTGAGATTATTCGAGATGTTCTGGCGGTCAGTTCTGCGGCGGCGTTTTTGACGCTGATTCTGGTGCTTTGTGAAGGGCTGATTTTAAACTATGGTCCCTGCGAAGTGACCCTCAACGGCTCCCGCAAAGAGACGGTTCAGGGCGGAAAATCTCTTTTGTCTTCTCTGCAGGAAAAGAAGATTTTTATTCCAAGCGCCTGCGGCGGACGGGGCACCTGCGGTGTGTGCAAAGTGAAGGTCCTTGAGGGCGGCGGGCCGTTCCTGCCGACGGAAACGCCGCTTTTGACCCAACAGGAGCAGCAAGCCGGCGTCCGGCTGTCTTGTCAGGTCAAGGTGCGCGGACCGCTGGCGATTGAAATTCCGGAGGAGCTTTTCCGGGTGCGTCAGTATCAGGCCCGATGCAGCCGAATCGAAGACTTGACCTATGATATGAAGCGGTTTACCTTTGAACTGACCGAACCGGAGACGATTTCATTTACGGCCGGACAATATGTTCAGCTTCGCTGTCCCCCCTATAAAGGCAGCCGGGAGGAAGTGATGCGGGCGTATTCCATCGCCTCCGATCCGCTTGACAGCCGACGGATTGATTTGATTATCCGCCGTGTTCCGAAAGGCATCTGCACCACTTGGTGCTTTGACTATCTTCGCCAGGGGGATCCTGTTTCGTTCACCGGACCTTTCGGGGATTTTTATCTTCGGGATACGCAGACGCCGAAACTGTTTATCGCCGGCGGCAGCGGCATTGCACCGTTTGTTTCCATCCTCTGGCAGATGAAACATGCCAATGACGGCCGTCAGACGGTTTTCTTTTTCGGAGGAAACCGCACGGAGGATTTGTGTCTGCTGGATGAAATGAAGGCATTTGAACAGACCCTGCCGAATTTTCGTTTTGTGCCGGTCGTGGCCAAGCCGGCCCCTGAAAGTCGATGGTCCGGTCAGACGGGGCTGGTGACCGAAGCGGTTCAGCGCAGTTTTGAGCGGCTGGACGGCTGGGAGGGGTATCTGTGCGGCGGCCCCGGGATGATTGAAGCGGCCATGCGGGTCCTCCGGCAGATGGGGATACCCGATGAGAAGATTTATTATGATAAATTTGCATAG
- a CDS encoding Rnf-Nqr domain containing protein — protein sequence MNTLGAELWQAVVVCFAAVFTNNILLTTFLGMCPFTSVSREVRTAAGLGGAVVFVMTFTCLLNWMAYHWILVPLGLEFFRFILFIIIIAAFVQVVEMILDRFSPRLYQNLGIFLPLITVNCAILGASLFMVIREYSLIVTVGYGFGSGLGWLLAILAMAGIRQRFNESRVPAGLQGPGITLIIAGLMVLAFIGFTGVLS from the coding sequence GTGAATACACTGGGTGCAGAACTTTGGCAGGCGGTTGTGGTTTGTTTTGCCGCTGTCTTTACCAACAACATTTTGCTGACGACATTTTTGGGGATGTGCCCGTTTACGTCGGTATCCCGCGAAGTGCGGACGGCCGCCGGACTGGGCGGGGCGGTCGTCTTTGTGATGACGTTTACCTGTCTGCTGAACTGGATGGCCTATCACTGGATTCTGGTTCCGCTGGGGCTGGAGTTTTTCCGGTTTATTCTGTTTATTATCATCATTGCGGCGTTTGTGCAGGTAGTTGAGATGATTCTGGACCGGTTTTCTCCGCGGCTCTATCAGAATCTGGGCATCTTTCTGCCGCTGATTACGGTGAACTGTGCGATTCTGGGCGCCTCGCTCTTTATGGTCATCCGCGAGTATTCCCTGATTGTGACCGTCGGATACGGTTTCGGAAGCGGATTGGGCTGGCTTCTGGCCATCCTGGCCATGGCGGGGATTCGCCAGCGGTTTAATGAGTCCCGGGTGCCGGCGGGGCTTCAGGGACCGGGTATTACTCTGATTATCGCCGGACTGATGGTGCTGGCTTTTATCGGATTTACGGGAGTGCTGTCCTGA
- a CDS encoding Rnf-Nqr domain containing protein, giving the protein MKTASVKPMQEIIRDGLWKDNPIFRQILGICSTLAVTNLVLNTFVMCTALTLVTALSCWTVSLLRSWTPRNIRMMVQTLIIAFYVIIVDVVLKAYWPDMSRSLGPYVGLIITNCIVMGRCEAFAGSNPPGPAFWDGFFNGLGYSAVLLVIAVIREGLGMGTFCGWPLPYFSTHWDKWIIMVMPPGGFFVLACVIWACRSIRPREGKP; this is encoded by the coding sequence GTGAAGACGGCATCTGTCAAACCCATGCAGGAGATCATTCGCGACGGGCTCTGGAAGGATAATCCTATCTTTCGACAGATTCTGGGGATTTGCAGTACACTGGCTGTTACCAATCTGGTGCTGAATACGTTTGTGATGTGTACGGCTCTGACGCTCGTGACAGCCTTAAGCTGCTGGACGGTTTCTCTGCTGCGCAGCTGGACCCCCCGGAATATCCGGATGATGGTGCAGACGCTGATTATCGCCTTTTATGTGATTATAGTGGATGTGGTTCTGAAGGCCTATTGGCCGGATATGAGCCGCAGTCTGGGCCCGTATGTAGGGCTGATTATCACCAACTGCATCGTGATGGGCCGCTGCGAGGCCTTTGCCGGTTCGAATCCGCCGGGCCCGGCTTTCTGGGACGGTTTTTTTAATGGGTTGGGGTATTCCGCTGTGCTGCTTGTGATTGCGGTTATTCGGGAAGGGCTGGGGATGGGGACCTTCTGCGGCTGGCCGCTGCCGTATTTCTCCACGCATTGGGATAAATGGATTATTATGGTGATGCCGCCGGGCGGATTTTTTGTGCTGGCCTGTGTTATCTGGGCCTGCCGGTCGATTCGGCCCAGGGAGGGGAAGCCGTGA
- a CDS encoding FMN-binding protein, protein MNSRSFYAVGYMFLVTAFFSTLIIGFARGTQTRVLANERLAFEKAVLTAFGTFSYDTDAEVNRLFQEHFAQSPEYGKAWVYKKDSGLAGFALPFEGKGFWAPIKGVAAVSADGRTLQGLAFYEVNETPGLGARIVEPFFRRQFEGLRLRSEGLLLELKPEGTVLSEGQVHAISGATQTCVRLEAILNEQLKDWLDTMRREGRL, encoded by the coding sequence ATGAATTCCCGCTCTTTCTATGCAGTCGGCTATATGTTCCTGGTTACGGCGTTCTTCAGTACGCTGATTATCGGATTTGCCCGAGGCACGCAGACCCGTGTTCTGGCCAATGAGCGTCTGGCTTTTGAAAAGGCGGTTTTGACGGCTTTCGGAACTTTTTCCTATGACACGGATGCAGAGGTCAATCGGCTGTTTCAGGAGCATTTTGCGCAGAGCCCGGAATATGGAAAGGCCTGGGTATATAAAAAAGACAGCGGGCTTGCCGGTTTTGCTCTGCCGTTTGAAGGGAAAGGGTTCTGGGCTCCCATTAAGGGAGTTGCTGCCGTCTCTGCGGACGGTCGAACGCTGCAGGGGCTGGCTTTTTATGAGGTCAACGAGACGCCGGGGTTGGGAGCCCGGATTGTCGAGCCGTTTTTCCGCCGTCAGTTCGAGGGGCTGCGGCTTCGCTCGGAGGGGCTGCTGCTGGAGCTGAAGCCGGAAGGGACGGTTTTGTCGGAGGGGCAGGTGCACGCCATCAGCGGAGCCACACAGACCTGTGTGCGTCTGGAGGCGATTCTGAATGAGCAGCTGAAAGATTGGCTGGATACGATGCGCAGGGAGGGGCGATTGTGA
- a CDS encoding RnfABCDGE type electron transport complex subunit D produces MTPQARQSWLRKQPVMRKVLLALVPCLLGGWYYFGFRIVAMAAFCCVWGFFLEWLFCRRRNEPVSEAVFVTAILFVLIMPPTVGWHVLAVGMAFAVIFSKEVFGGFGRNFFNPAMAGCCFVYICFPVAMTGIWSPPAQGPLGALLQWSTAVGPDGVSAVTSATPMAHKKAGRIQLGTWTEPAGDIPFLIDEKQTVTVSKWTVFKRFFFGRIGGSAGATSALLILIGGVYLFITKTASRTIILSVVGSYAVLNEILYRLGVQPVPGAMMAVLGGGFLLGAFFMATDPVTSPRTEPAKIIYGILIGTCTLVIRNFSIFNGGLMFAVLLGNMFAPILDVAVNAWQQHRKAVQEAAV; encoded by the coding sequence ATGACCCCGCAGGCCCGACAGTCTTGGCTCCGCAAGCAGCCGGTGATGCGAAAAGTGCTGCTGGCGCTGGTGCCCTGTCTGCTGGGCGGATGGTATTATTTCGGTTTTCGGATTGTCGCGATGGCGGCCTTCTGCTGCGTGTGGGGGTTTTTTCTAGAATGGCTTTTCTGCCGCCGCCGAAACGAGCCGGTCAGCGAAGCCGTGTTTGTAACAGCCATCCTGTTTGTCCTGATTATGCCGCCGACCGTGGGCTGGCATGTGCTGGCCGTCGGAATGGCCTTTGCCGTTATTTTCAGCAAGGAGGTTTTCGGCGGATTCGGAAGGAATTTCTTCAATCCGGCGATGGCCGGATGCTGTTTCGTCTATATCTGCTTTCCTGTAGCGATGACGGGCATCTGGTCGCCGCCGGCTCAGGGGCCGCTTGGGGCCTTGCTGCAATGGTCAACCGCTGTCGGGCCGGACGGCGTATCGGCCGTCACGAGTGCCACCCCGATGGCTCATAAAAAAGCCGGCAGGATTCAGCTGGGGACCTGGACCGAGCCGGCGGGAGATATTCCTTTTCTTATTGATGAAAAACAGACCGTGACCGTCTCCAAATGGACGGTATTCAAAAGATTTTTCTTCGGGCGAATCGGCGGTTCGGCGGGCGCAACCAGCGCCTTGCTGATTCTGATAGGGGGAGTGTACCTTTTTATCACCAAAACAGCCAGCCGGACTATTATTCTTTCAGTAGTCGGCTCTTATGCTGTCCTGAACGAAATTCTCTACCGGCTGGGAGTTCAGCCGGTGCCCGGGGCGATGATGGCCGTTCTCGGAGGCGGGTTTCTGCTCGGTGCCTTTTTTATGGCGACAGACCCCGTCACTTCTCCGCGTACGGAACCGGCCAAAATTATCTATGGGATTCTCATCGGGACCTGCACGCTGGTGATTCGGAATTTTTCTATTTTTAACGGCGGTCTGATGTTTGCCGTTCTGCTGGGCAATATGTTTGCTCCGATTCTGGATGTGGCGGTTAATGCCTGGCAGCAGCACCGCAAAGCGGTTCAGGAGGCGGCTGTATGA
- a CDS encoding ferritin family protein: MAITFNADEIFEIAERIENNAARFYREAAGKAAKPDLKKMLLDLAVMEEGHEKTFALMRKDLSPSEKDTAVYDPDGEAAQYLKTMADFHGTEGKAGPMEKLTGKESMAELLKIAINAEKDSIAFYVGIKGLVPTKSGKDKIEKIIVEEMSHVTALGAKLQSL; this comes from the coding sequence ATGGCCATCACTTTTAATGCCGACGAGATTTTTGAAATTGCAGAACGAATTGAGAACAATGCCGCCCGTTTTTATCGGGAAGCAGCCGGCAAGGCCGCCAAACCTGATTTGAAAAAGATGCTGCTGGACCTGGCGGTTATGGAAGAGGGGCACGAAAAGACCTTCGCGCTGATGCGGAAAGATTTGTCGCCTTCAGAAAAAGATACGGCTGTCTATGACCCGGACGGCGAGGCGGCTCAATACCTCAAGACGATGGCGGATTTTCACGGTACGGAAGGCAAGGCCGGACCGATGGAAAAACTGACCGGAAAAGAGTCGATGGCTGAGCTGCTCAAAATTGCTATCAATGCTGAAAAGGATTCCATCGCTTTTTATGTCGGCATTAAGGGTCTGGTGCCGACCAAATCCGGCAAAGACAAGATTGAGAAAATTATTGTGGAGGAGATGTCCCACGTCACGGCACTGGGAGCAAAACTCCAGTCTTTGTAG
- a CDS encoding ferritin, protein MISKAIEKAFNEQLAAETYSAYLYWSMSAALEEMQLPGFAHWMRAQAQEEMTHAMKFYHHIVERGGRVKLGAIAAPPTDWESPLKMFEEVLKHERHVTALIHKLVETAAQEKDYAAGVFLQWFVSEQVEEEAAAELVLAKIKMVQDSKGGLYMLDKEMGQRGAGD, encoded by the coding sequence ATGATTTCCAAGGCAATTGAAAAGGCCTTTAATGAACAGCTGGCCGCGGAAACCTATTCAGCCTACCTGTATTGGTCGATGTCAGCTGCCCTGGAGGAGATGCAGCTGCCTGGTTTTGCTCACTGGATGCGGGCCCAGGCCCAGGAAGAAATGACCCATGCAATGAAGTTTTATCATCACATTGTGGAGCGGGGCGGCCGGGTCAAACTGGGGGCGATTGCTGCTCCCCCAACCGACTGGGAGTCTCCGCTGAAGATGTTTGAAGAGGTTCTCAAGCATGAACGGCATGTGACAGCTTTGATTCATAAACTGGTAGAAACGGCTGCCCAGGAGAAAGATTATGCCGCCGGCGTGTTTCTCCAGTGGTTTGTCAGCGAACAGGTGGAAGAGGAAGCCGCTGCGGAACTTGTTTTGGCGAAAATCAAAATGGTTCAGGACAGCAAAGGCGGCTTGTATATGCTTGATAAGGAAATGGGACAGCGTGGTGCGGGAGACTAA
- a CDS encoding FprA family A-type flavoprotein, with product MNTLAERVYAVGVQHWDRRLFDELIPLPDGTSYNAYLIKGSQKTALLDTVDPAKTSELIDHLVQTGIEKLDYIVSHHAEQDHSGSIPDVLLMYPEAKVVTNPKCKSMLMDHLRLEEEQFITVDDGQELSLGDKTLRFIYTPWVHWPETMCTWLPEDRILFSCDFFGSHQATSRLFVEDEPAVYEAAKRYYAEIMMPFRSAIRGNLKKIESLDIRLIAPSHGPVYPKPSFIMDAYRDWISDDVKNEVVLAFVSMHDSTRRMAEYFTEALASRNIRVQQFNVVGGDVGKLAISLVNAATVVLATPTVLTGPHPQAAYAAMLVNALRPKTRFLGLIGSYGWAGKMPEQMTSLLSGLKAEMLPPVIAKGYPTEAVFAALDELAQTILERHRQAGLCQ from the coding sequence ATGAACACTCTGGCTGAACGTGTGTATGCCGTGGGGGTCCAGCATTGGGACCGCCGGCTTTTTGATGAATTGATTCCGCTTCCGGATGGAACCAGCTACAACGCCTATCTGATTAAAGGCAGCCAGAAAACCGCTTTGCTGGATACGGTTGATCCGGCCAAAACCTCTGAGCTGATTGACCATTTGGTTCAGACAGGGATTGAAAAGCTGGATTACATCGTCAGCCATCACGCCGAACAGGACCATTCCGGCAGCATTCCGGATGTGCTGCTGATGTATCCGGAAGCCAAGGTGGTGACCAACCCAAAGTGCAAGTCGATGCTGATGGACCATCTGCGGCTTGAGGAAGAGCAATTTATAACCGTCGACGACGGGCAGGAGCTGTCGTTGGGCGACAAGACCCTTCGGTTTATCTATACCCCGTGGGTTCACTGGCCGGAGACGATGTGTACGTGGCTGCCGGAGGACCGGATTTTATTCAGCTGCGATTTTTTTGGTTCTCATCAGGCGACAAGCCGACTTTTTGTCGAAGACGAACCGGCTGTTTATGAAGCGGCTAAACGCTACTATGCCGAGATTATGATGCCGTTCCGTTCGGCTATTCGGGGCAATCTGAAAAAGATTGAATCGCTCGACATTCGTCTGATTGCGCCAAGCCACGGACCGGTTTATCCCAAGCCGTCCTTTATTATGGATGCTTATCGCGACTGGATCAGCGATGATGTCAAGAATGAAGTGGTGCTCGCCTTTGTATCGATGCATGACAGCACCCGTCGGATGGCGGAGTATTTTACGGAGGCCCTGGCATCCAGAAATATCCGGGTGCAGCAGTTTAATGTTGTCGGGGGGGATGTCGGAAAGCTGGCGATTTCTCTGGTGAATGCTGCGACAGTGGTTCTGGCAACGCCGACCGTTCTGACGGGACCTCATCCCCAGGCAGCTTATGCGGCGATGCTGGTTAATGCCTTGCGGCCGAAAACCCGGTTTCTCGGTTTGATTGGTTCCTACGGCTGGGCCGGCAAAATGCCCGAACAGATGACCTCGCTTCTGAGTGGGCTGAAGGCGGAAATGCTGCCGCCGGTCATTGCCAAGGGATATCCGACGGAAGCCGTCTTTGCCGCCCTCGATGAACTGGCCCAGACCATTCTGGAACGCCACCGCCAGGCTGGGCTGTGCCAATAA
- the tpx gene encoding thiol peroxidase produces MQERKGLIAFKGAPLTLVGRELKVNDPLPDVVLTAPDLSDVRLSDFRGKTLILSTVPSLDTGICDLQTRRFNEEAKKLQDKAVVLTVSMDLPFAQKRWCGAAGAEHVRVASDYKEAAFGKATGLLIKELHLLARSVMIADKNGKIVYIQLVPEVATEPDYDAVLNALSMMR; encoded by the coding sequence ATGCAGGAACGAAAAGGGCTGATTGCATTCAAAGGGGCTCCCTTGACGCTGGTGGGCAGAGAATTGAAAGTGAATGACCCGCTGCCGGATGTGGTTTTGACGGCACCGGATTTATCGGATGTCAGACTTTCTGATTTTCGCGGCAAGACGCTGATTCTTTCGACCGTTCCTTCTCTGGATACCGGCATCTGTGATTTACAGACGCGTCGGTTCAATGAAGAAGCCAAAAAACTGCAGGACAAAGCCGTCGTTTTGACGGTGAGTATGGATTTGCCGTTTGCCCAGAAACGATGGTGCGGTGCAGCCGGTGCCGAGCACGTTCGTGTTGCATCCGACTACAAAGAGGCGGCGTTTGGGAAAGCGACCGGTTTGCTGATAAAAGAACTGCACTTGCTGGCCCGTTCTGTTATGATTGCCGACAAAAATGGAAAAATCGTCTATATCCAGCTGGTGCCTGAAGTGGCGACCGAGCCGGATTATGATGCGGTACTGAATGCGTTGTCTATGATGCGATAA